In a genomic window of Mycolicibacter heraklionensis:
- a CDS encoding FKBP-type peptidyl-prolyl cis-trans isomerase, translating into MTNPAKPQITVPTGPAPAELVIEDIVVGEGPAAVPGGVVNVHYLGVDYDSGAEFDSSWNRGESLEFPLDGLIAGWQDGIPGMKVGGRRQLVIPPELAYGPDGTGHPLAGKTLVFVIDLLGTR; encoded by the coding sequence ATGACGAATCCGGCCAAGCCGCAGATCACCGTTCCGACCGGCCCGGCACCCGCCGAACTGGTCATCGAGGACATCGTCGTCGGGGAGGGCCCCGCGGCCGTACCCGGTGGGGTCGTCAACGTGCACTACCTCGGTGTCGACTACGACAGCGGCGCGGAGTTCGACAGTTCGTGGAACCGCGGCGAATCGCTGGAATTTCCGCTGGACGGGCTCATTGCCGGCTGGCAGGACGGCATCCCGGGAATGAAGGTGGGCGGCCGCCGTCAGCTGGTGATCCCGCCGGAGCTGGCCTACGGGCCGGACGGAACCGGGCACCCGCTGGCCGGCAAGACTCTGGTTTTTGTGATCGACCTGCTCGGCACCCGCTGA
- the arfB gene encoding channel accessory protein ArfB — protein sequence MDFVIHWLWYLLAFAVGSAVAWLLTIVSIRRTSKEEALAALPGSREIGAH from the coding sequence ATGGATTTCGTCATTCACTGGCTGTGGTATCTGCTGGCATTCGCGGTGGGCTCGGCGGTCGCCTGGTTGCTGACCATCGTCTCGATTCGCCGCACCAGCAAGGAAGAAGCCCTCGCGGCGCTTCCCGGCTCGCGTGAGATAGGAGCCCACTGA
- the arfA gene encoding channel-forming protein ArfA/OmpATb: MRARLIGAALVTVLLAAIGYGLLERAHQPIGVPQPAAGPTASVPVSVIRRGSEITLAGDVADPAAKRELLDAVITASDDVTVVDQLGVAPGAAAVDFSVAAPVFEAAAGIGDFTLGINGDTVTLGGTAAKADEAAAVQTAAEDAWPRAHIVNELVASSPGGGKSTNND, encoded by the coding sequence GTGCGTGCCCGGCTGATCGGCGCGGCGCTGGTAACGGTGCTGCTCGCTGCGATCGGTTACGGCCTGCTCGAACGCGCGCACCAACCCATCGGGGTCCCGCAGCCCGCCGCTGGGCCGACAGCGTCGGTCCCGGTGTCAGTGATCCGTCGCGGCAGTGAGATCACCCTGGCCGGTGACGTGGCCGATCCTGCGGCCAAACGAGAGCTGTTGGACGCGGTGATCACCGCCAGCGACGACGTCACCGTCGTCGACCAACTCGGTGTGGCACCCGGAGCGGCGGCCGTGGACTTCTCGGTCGCGGCACCGGTGTTCGAGGCGGCCGCGGGTATCGGCGATTTCACCTTGGGGATCAACGGCGACACCGTCACGCTGGGCGGGACCGCGGCGAAGGCGGACGAGGCGGCGGCCGTTCAGACCGCGGCCGAGGACGCCTGGCCGCGGGCCCATATCGTCAACGAGCTCGTGGCCAGCTCTCCGGGCGGGGGGAAGTCCACCAATAACGACTAA
- the arfA gene encoding channel-forming protein ArfA/OmpATb: protein MPGSENRTVTGWRKVSRFYRRPPGFGWLLALVTIPLLLALIGYGITDRSKLDINAPNINAPNVAAPSVPSVSLPALSFAPLAILRNGNVVTLNGDVPDIATRTGLLDMLKGVFGSGIELVDNLNIKPGVKVPDVAALGSLFKAAVTMPDFKFKIDGDTVTLIGTAASEAVKSAVTAAAKAAWPNLNLLNNIQVSTEEAQAAPSAPESPTPTPTPTPAPAPAPSGSAPAQTPAPGPAGDCGNLQADITALMSTPVRFVTNGYTLAVGTQQQLSRVAEKLKGCHNARVAVNGYTDNTGNDGINVPLSTARAKSVADFLVSQGVPADSVTSKGFGSADPVASNATPDGRAQNRRVAITVS from the coding sequence ATGCCGGGCTCAGAAAATCGCACTGTGACTGGCTGGCGAAAGGTCTCGCGGTTCTACCGCCGGCCTCCCGGCTTCGGCTGGCTCTTGGCCCTGGTGACAATTCCGTTGCTACTGGCGCTGATCGGCTACGGAATAACGGATCGCTCCAAACTCGACATCAACGCGCCGAATATCAATGCACCGAATGTCGCCGCGCCGTCGGTACCGAGTGTGAGCCTGCCGGCGTTGTCCTTCGCCCCGCTGGCGATTCTGCGCAACGGCAACGTCGTCACTCTCAACGGAGACGTGCCTGATATCGCCACGCGAACCGGACTGCTCGACATGCTCAAGGGCGTGTTCGGCAGCGGGATCGAACTCGTCGACAACCTGAACATCAAACCCGGCGTCAAGGTGCCCGACGTGGCCGCGCTCGGATCGTTGTTCAAAGCCGCGGTGACCATGCCGGACTTCAAATTCAAGATCGACGGCGACACCGTCACGCTGATCGGCACCGCGGCGTCCGAGGCGGTCAAGTCCGCCGTGACGGCGGCTGCGAAGGCGGCGTGGCCGAACCTCAACCTACTCAACAACATTCAGGTCTCGACTGAGGAGGCCCAGGCGGCCCCCAGCGCACCTGAGAGCCCGACGCCCACGCCGACACCGACGCCGGCCCCGGCGCCCGCACCATCGGGTAGCGCACCGGCGCAGACGCCGGCTCCGGGCCCGGCCGGTGACTGCGGCAACCTGCAGGCCGACATCACCGCGTTGATGAGCACGCCGGTCAGGTTCGTCACCAACGGCTACACGCTGGCGGTGGGCACCCAGCAGCAATTGAGCCGGGTGGCGGAGAAGTTGAAGGGATGCCACAACGCCCGCGTAGCGGTCAACGGCTACACCGACAACACCGGCAATGACGGCATCAACGTGCCGTTGAGCACCGCGCGCGCCAAGTCCGTCGCTGACTTCCTGGTGTCGCAGGGTGTCCCCGCCGACAGCGTCACGTCGAAGGGGTTCGGATCGGCCGACCCGGTCGCCAGCAACGCGACACCGGACGGCCGTGCCCAAAACCGTCGCGTCGCGATCACCGTTAGCTAA
- a CDS encoding citrate synthase: MAATDDTATLRYPGGELELPIVKATEGSDALAIGSLLAKTGYTTFDNGYANTSPVKSAITYIDGDAGILRYRGYPIEQLAEKSTFIEVSYLLIYGELPTSEQLAAFTGRIQRHTMLHEDLKRFFDGFPRNAHPMPVLSSVVNALSAYYQDSLDPSDNDQVELSTIRLLGKLPTIAAYAYKKSAGQPFLYPDNSLSLVENFLRMTFGLPAEPYEADPEVVRALDMLFILHADHEQNCSTSTVRLVGSSRANLFTSISGGINALWGPLHGGANQAVLEMLEQIRDEQNGNVTDFVRKVKNREDGVKLMGFGHRVYKNYDPRARIVKEQADKILGKLGGDDELLNIAKDLEEAALTDDYFVERKLYPNVDFYTGLIYRAIGFPAQMFTVLFALGRLPGWIAHWREMHDEGDSKIGRPRQIYTGYTERDYVGIGGR; this comes from the coding sequence GTGGCCGCAACCGATGACACCGCCACTCTCCGGTATCCGGGCGGCGAGCTAGAACTGCCGATCGTCAAGGCGACCGAGGGGTCCGACGCGCTCGCCATCGGTTCGCTGCTCGCCAAGACCGGATACACCACGTTCGACAATGGCTATGCCAACACCTCACCGGTCAAGAGCGCCATCACCTACATCGACGGAGACGCCGGCATCCTGCGTTACCGCGGCTACCCGATCGAGCAGCTGGCCGAGAAGTCGACCTTTATCGAGGTCAGCTACCTGCTGATCTACGGCGAGCTGCCCACGTCCGAACAGTTGGCCGCGTTCACCGGCCGGATTCAGCGGCACACCATGCTGCACGAGGACCTGAAGCGGTTCTTCGACGGCTTCCCCCGCAACGCCCACCCGATGCCGGTGCTCTCCAGCGTGGTCAACGCGCTGAGCGCCTACTACCAGGACTCACTGGACCCGTCGGACAACGACCAGGTTGAGCTGTCGACCATCCGGCTGCTGGGCAAGCTGCCCACCATCGCCGCCTATGCCTACAAAAAGTCGGCCGGCCAGCCGTTCCTGTACCCGGACAACTCGCTGAGCCTGGTGGAGAACTTCCTGCGGATGACGTTCGGCCTGCCTGCCGAGCCCTACGAGGCCGACCCCGAGGTGGTCCGCGCCCTGGACATGTTGTTCATCCTGCACGCCGACCACGAGCAGAACTGCTCGACGTCGACGGTGCGGCTGGTGGGTTCCTCGCGGGCCAACCTGTTCACCTCGATCTCCGGTGGCATCAACGCGCTGTGGGGCCCGCTGCACGGCGGCGCCAACCAGGCGGTGCTGGAGATGCTGGAGCAGATCCGCGACGAGCAGAACGGCAACGTCACCGACTTCGTGCGCAAGGTCAAGAACCGCGAAGACGGCGTCAAGCTGATGGGCTTCGGTCACCGGGTCTACAAGAACTACGACCCGCGGGCGCGCATCGTCAAGGAGCAGGCCGACAAGATCCTCGGCAAGCTCGGCGGTGACGACGAGCTGCTCAACATCGCCAAGGACCTCGAAGAGGCCGCGTTGACCGATGACTACTTCGTCGAGCGCAAGCTCTACCCGAACGTCGACTTCTACACCGGCCTGATCTACCGGGCGATCGGTTTCCCGGCCCAGATGTTCACGGTGCTGTTCGCCCTGGGCCGGCTGCCCGGCTGGATCGCGCACTGGCGCGAGATGCACGACGAGGGCGACAGCAAGATCGGCCGGCCCCGTCAGATCTACACCGGCTACACCGAGCGCGACTACGTCGGCATCGGCGGACGATAA